One genomic window of Serinus canaria isolate serCan28SL12 chromosome 4, serCan2020, whole genome shotgun sequence includes the following:
- the SOWAHB gene encoding ankyrin repeat domain-containing protein SOWAHB, giving the protein MARELSQEAVLDFLWAAGGRAPNTALLRHFQRFLRDPALTEQQRRERREYFKSLVNSLATVHPAAAPGASKDIVLRRRYRDLLDEELPPPEEQREQEEEKNEPQPPPPRRDPDGRRGPRGEAAEQGRPGGAGAAPPGAAAGPAPPPYRTQPLSSGPWAIRPAGTAHPRPPALPSGPGALSPAVQPRSRSPPLPAAGLPSATASRSRTPPLPPGPEMPPPYRLPQPRSLPQPATGMPLLKAPRPSASPERRTPAGPIPSPLLSSGPRALSPRDLPPSRSLPLLSAPEVLPLSRSLQALPASPSSSPLLLSGPEALAFTRLPPAQSRSLQQLPTSPSPDLPRGSRRLTPKGPTQPQVLRLHPSQSLTLPSGPGILPPTRSPPSQSLPRSATLPSPSRPLQPPLARSPPSQSLLPAQGPAVPQAAESRPPAPLPVFRSIRRQLALSEGQGTLPSAHDDCGRQPRSVLAKGSPRNAASRGPLVPLGQREHAWLVAMSAGCWAQVRELFLEEPELALQRDFISGFTVLHWLAKHGDGPGLQELAAAARRLGLALDVDARSGCGYTPLHLAAIHGHQLVIKVLVLQLGCQVQVRDGSGRQPWEYLGSSTSGEIWQLLEAPRGTIMFPTQPLARSVSSVSKVSPSTGRAALPACLRVQLGRGAVSHQSGSDSD; this is encoded by the exons ATGGCGCGGGAGCTGAGccaggaggctgtgctggactTCCTCTGGGCGGCCGGGGGGCGAGCCCCCAACACGGCGCTGCTCCGCCACTTCCAGCGGTTTCTCCGCGACCCGGCGCTGACGGAGCAGCAGCGGCGGGAGCGCCGCGAGTACTTCAAGAGCCTCGTCAACTCCCTGGCCACCGTCCaccccgccgccgcccccggcgCCTCCAAGGACATCGTCCTCCGCCGCAGGTACCGCGACCTCCTCGATGAGGAGCTGCCGCCGCCGGAGGAACAgcgggagcaggaggaggaaaagaacgagccgcagccgccgccgccccgaCGCGACCCCGACGGGCGGCGCGGCCCCCGCGGGGAGGCGGCGGAGCAGGggcggcccggcggggcgggggctgcTCCGCCCGGGGCCGCGGCGGGCCCTGCT CCACCCCCGTACCGGACCCAGCCGCTATCCTCGGGCCCCTGGGCGATTCGCCCCGCCGGCACAGCGCACCCCCGGCCCCCGGCGCTGCCGTCGGGTCCTGGGGCGCTGTCCCCCGCGGTGCAGCCCCGGTCCCGATCGCCGCCGCTGCCTGCCGCCGGGCTGCCCTCCGCCACAGCGTCCCGGTCTCGGACGCCACCGCTGCCACCGGGCCCGGAGATGCCGCCTCCCTACAGGTTGCCTCAGCCCCGATCTCTGCCGCAGCCCGCGACCGGGATGCCCTTGCTGAAGGCTCCACGGCCCTCAGCAAGCCCGGAGAGGCGAACCCCCGCCGGACCCATCCCGTCCCCGCTGCTGTCATCGGGCCCCAGGGCGCTGTCCCCCCGCGACCTGCCCCCTTCCCGATCCTTGCCGTTGCTGTCCGCCCCGGAGGTGCTGCCTCTGTCCCGCTCCCTGCAGGcactccctgccagcccctcctcgTCGCCACTGCTTTTGTCAGGCCCCGAGGCGCTCGCTTTCACCAGGCTGCCCCCAGCGCAGTCCAGGTCcttgcagcagctccccaccaGCCCATCCCCAGACCTGCCCAGGGGATCCAGGCGGCTGACCCCCAAGGGACCAACCCAACCGCAAGTCCTGCGACTGCACCCGTCTCAAAGCCTGACACTGCCCTCAGGTCCTGGGATCCTGCCCCCCACCAGGTCCcccccatcccaatccctgccaCGGTCCGCCACTCTCCCGTCCCCGTCccgccccctgcagcccccccttGCCAGGTCACCCCCATCCCAGTccttgctgccagcacagggcccCGCAGTGCCCCAAGCCGCAGAGAGCCGGCCCCCAGCACCGCTGCCTGTTTTCCGGAGCATCAGGCGCCAGCTCGCTTTGTCGGAGGGGCAGGGCACCCTCCCCTCAGCGCACGATGACTGTGGGCGGCAGCCCCGCTCCGTGCTTGCCAAGGGCTCCCCCAGGAACGCCGCAAGCCGGGGTCCCCTGGTGCCGCTGGGACAGCGGGAGCACGCCTGGCTGGTGGCAATGTCAGCGGGCTGCTGGGCTCAGGTGCGGGAGCTCTTTCTGGAAGAGcctgagctggctctgcagagggacttCATATCGGGCTTCACGGTCCTTCACTGGCTGGCCAAGCACGGCGACGGGCCgggcctgcaggagctggcagcggcggcgcggcggctcGGGCTGGCCCTGGACGTGGATGCCCGCTCGGGCTGCGGGTACACGCCGCTGCACCTGGCTGCCATACACGGCCACCAGCTTGTCATcaaggtgctggtgctgcagctggggtgcCAGGTGCAGGTGCGGGACGGCAGCGGGCGCCAGCCGTGGGAATACCTGGGCAGCTCCACCTCGGGGGAGatctggcagctcctggaggcaCCCCGTGGCACAATCATGTTCCCCACGCAGCCCCTGGCCCGCAGCGTGTCCTCTGTCAGCAAGGTCTCGCCGTCCACCGGCAGGGCAGCgctgcctgcctgcctcagGGTGCAGCTCGGCCGTGGGGCAGTGTCCCACCAATCCGGCAGCGACAGCGACTGA